Proteins from a genomic interval of Zonotrichia leucophrys gambelii isolate GWCS_2022_RI chromosome 5, RI_Zleu_2.0, whole genome shotgun sequence:
- the WDR89 gene encoding WD repeat-containing protein 89, with product MSAVEEVEQQLAGLRIARRCVPSEEPAYLLDIHTSRAAQPGASPLVAVSCSNESLRVYDGDTLRLLREYGARGGVLAGVRFAHTSASLVFSACSQGTVKCWDVRSATQKPVQVFSGYPSNVFISFDVSCSDLIVCAGTEKVEKDTFLVFWDARGITDCASATKEPLGVYSESHNDDITKICFHPVEPNLVVSGSTDGLVNVFDINKDNEDDALISTCNSDSSVSSLGWAGEDYKQVYCMTHDEGFCWWDTAQLDTEEPITLLHVLDARESVSTENHSLHYLVGGFYHEKAGKLFLLGGTSTGDIHVLSCSTEGLSLVGTLRGGHAAPVRSCCWSPTEESLLTGGEDAQLLLWKPGAVERSLTKKASLKISSSVQKRVRVHNTSLKSRKK from the coding sequence ATGTCGGCAGTGGAGgaggtggagcagcagctggcgGGGCTGCGCATTGCCAGGCGCTGTGTGCCCAGCGAGGAGCCCGCCTACCTGCTGGACATCCACacctccagagctgcccagcccgGGGCCAGCCCCCTGGTGGCCGTGTCCTGCTCCAATGAGTCCCTCAGGGTGTACGACGGGGACACGCTGCGCCTCCTGCGCGAGTACGGCGCCCGCGGCGGGGTCCTGGCCGGCGTCAGGTTTGCACACACCTCTGCCAGCCTGGtgttctctgcctgcagccagggcacggTGAAGTGCTGGGACGTTCGCTCAGCCACGCAGAAACCAGTGCAGGTGTTCAGTGGTTATCCCTCCAACGTCTTCATCAGCTTCGACGTCAGCTGCAGCGACCTCATCGTGTGTGCCGGGACGGAGAAGGTTGAAAAGGACACGTTTCTGGTGTTTTGGGATGCAAGAGGCATTACAGactgtgccagtgccaccaaAGAGCCCTTGGGAGTCTATTCTGAGAGTCACAATGATGACATCaccaaaatctgttttcatcCTGTGGAACCCAATTTGGTTGTGTCTGGCTCGACCGATGGCTTGGTGAATGTGTTTGACATCAACAAGGACAATGAAGATGATGCTTTGATATCCACTTGCAATTCAGATTCCTCAGTGAGTTctcttggctgggctggggaggattACAAGCAGGTCTATTGCATGACACACGATGAGGGGTTCTGCTGGTGGGACACGGCTCAGCTGGACACCGAGGAGCCAATAACCCTGCTGCACGTCCTGGATGCCAGAGAGTCAGTGAGCACTGAAAACCACAGCCTGCATTACCTGGTGGGAGGCTTCTACCACGAGAAGGCAGGGAAACTCTTCCTGCTTGGGGGAACCTCCACAGGAGACATCCAcgtgctcagctgcagcaccgAGGGCCTGAGCCTGGTGGGGACCCTGCGTGGGGGACACGCGGCCCCCGTgcgctcctgctgctggagccccacGGAGGAGTCTCTGCTGACGGGTGGAGAGGATGCTCAGCTGTTGCTATGGAAACCCGGGGCTGTGGAAAGGTCCCTCACAAAGAAAGCATCTCTGAAGATCTCTTCTTCCGTGCAGAAGAGAGTGAGAGTTCACAACACCTCCctcaaaagcaggaaaaagtgA